A DNA window from Aureibacter tunicatorum contains the following coding sequences:
- a CDS encoding helix-turn-helix domain-containing protein, whose product MKFEGKNQEYLEIIDIDGNLGNFLEHSKNSELSLVWFYDDGNKIRIDTVDYHFDKNDIVCLTEFHRIKVCKLGKAKLIRWNRPFYCIVDHDSEVGCKGVLYYGSSNVPMLRPEKEELEILQVVMKMFLIELGFKDHLQFEMLQSMLKRFLILCTRIYKSMNSAGMLDHSGVELIREYNFLVEQHFRSKHTVNEYAELLNKSPKTLSNLFKKASGTSPLKFIHNRIILEARRVLIYSEVPVSELAYDLGFADVQVFSRFFKKQEGISPQNFRLREKMTT is encoded by the coding sequence ATGAAATTTGAAGGAAAGAATCAAGAATATTTGGAAATCATTGATATCGATGGAAATCTGGGCAACTTTTTAGAACATTCTAAAAATAGCGAGTTGTCATTAGTTTGGTTTTATGATGACGGAAATAAAATTAGAATTGATACGGTAGATTATCATTTCGACAAGAATGACATAGTTTGCTTGACAGAATTTCATAGAATAAAAGTATGCAAACTTGGTAAAGCCAAGTTGATTAGATGGAACAGGCCCTTTTATTGTATTGTTGATCATGATAGCGAGGTGGGTTGCAAAGGTGTGCTTTACTATGGATCGTCGAATGTGCCGATGTTAAGGCCTGAAAAGGAGGAGTTGGAGATATTGCAAGTGGTAATGAAGATGTTTTTGATTGAACTGGGCTTTAAGGATCATTTGCAGTTTGAGATGCTTCAATCCATGCTTAAGAGGTTTTTGATATTATGCACAAGAATATACAAATCGATGAATTCCGCTGGTATGCTGGATCATTCAGGTGTGGAGCTCATACGAGAGTACAATTTTTTGGTGGAGCAACATTTTAGATCAAAGCATACAGTTAACGAATACGCTGAATTGTTAAACAAGTCGCCAAAGACTTTGTCAAATTTATTTAAGAAAGCGAGTGGGACTTCTCCGCTTAAGTTTATACATAATCGCATAATACTGGAAGCGCGCAGAGTTTTGATTTATTCAGAAGTCCCCGTGTCGGAGTTGGCTTATGATTTAGGATTTGCCGATGTGCAGGTTTTCAGTAGGTTTTTCAAAAAGCAAGAAGGTATTTCCCCTCAAAATTTCAGGCTAAGGGAAAAAATGACAACATGA
- a CDS encoding carboxymuconolactone decarboxylase family protein, producing the protein MRDYTVPQKNEVSEANQAIFENLESKLGFVPNLYAYYAKNETALGDYLSFQGRKSTLRAKEKEVVNLVVSQFNGCQYCLSAHTAIGKMNGFTDEEILAIRKGEISFDAKLSALAGLAQEIVANKGNASESSREAFFSAGYDESNLIDVIVLIGEKVISNYIHNFTKFPIDFPIAKEI; encoded by the coding sequence ATGAGAGATTACACAGTTCCCCAAAAGAATGAAGTTTCAGAAGCTAATCAAGCGATTTTTGAAAATCTTGAGTCAAAATTAGGTTTTGTTCCCAACCTCTATGCGTATTATGCTAAAAATGAAACAGCGTTAGGCGATTACCTGTCATTTCAAGGACGCAAGTCTACATTGAGAGCTAAGGAAAAAGAAGTGGTGAACTTAGTGGTTAGCCAGTTTAACGGTTGTCAGTATTGCTTGTCGGCTCACACGGCGATAGGCAAGATGAATGGATTTACGGACGAAGAGATATTAGCGATCAGGAAGGGTGAGATTTCTTTTGATGCGAAATTATCGGCTTTGGCAGGCTTGGCGCAAGAAATCGTAGCCAACAAAGGGAACGCTAGCGAGTCATCAAGAGAGGCATTCTTTTCAGCAGGGTATGATGAGTCTAATTTGATAGATGTTATTGTGCTGATTGGAGAAAAAGTTATCAGCAATTATATTCATAATTTCACAAAATTTCCAATTGACTTTCCCATAGCGAAAGAGATTTAA
- a CDS encoding thioredoxin family protein, with the protein MRTIKKISQYEELLNEGKPLLIDFYADWCGPCQSMIPTLDRIDDDFEELVIAKVNVDDNPALTKKFSVKGIPALFFMNGSEIVDKAVGSQPYPKLAERVEVFLKKIKD; encoded by the coding sequence ATGAGAACCATTAAGAAAATATCTCAATACGAAGAATTATTGAATGAGGGCAAACCTCTTTTAATAGATTTTTATGCCGATTGGTGTGGCCCTTGTCAATCAATGATTCCAACTTTGGATAGAATAGACGACGACTTTGAAGAGTTAGTTATTGCTAAAGTAAATGTTGATGATAATCCCGCATTGACTAAAAAGTTCTCTGTTAAGGGCATTCCCGCTTTGTTTTTTATGAATGGAAGCGAAATCGTTGACAAGGCGGTTGGATCACAACCTTATCCGAAGCTGGCAGAAAGAGTGGAAGTCTTTTTGAAGAAAATTAAAGATTAA
- a CDS encoding GNAT family N-acetyltransferase, translating to MFLNDFSTQRFCLEELSESDFEFVYELVNTAGWIEFIGDKGVRSFEDAREYAKKMSDAPNIEWWNIKMVDTGCLAGVITFIKRDFLDHYDIGFALLPEFEGKGIAFEASKLVMDQAFGSGEHDVILGRTMKKNSKSINLLEKLGLKLLKESEDDKGVVNCVLKVEKEEYYSLMTQD from the coding sequence ATGTTTTTAAATGATTTCAGCACACAGAGATTCTGCTTGGAAGAGCTTTCAGAATCTGATTTTGAGTTTGTTTACGAGTTGGTGAATACTGCAGGTTGGATAGAGTTTATTGGAGATAAAGGCGTAAGGAGCTTTGAGGATGCTCGCGAGTATGCCAAAAAGATGTCGGATGCGCCCAATATCGAATGGTGGAATATTAAAATGGTTGATACTGGTTGCTTGGCAGGGGTAATTACCTTTATCAAACGCGATTTTTTAGATCATTATGATATAGGCTTTGCTTTGTTGCCAGAATTTGAAGGAAAAGGAATTGCTTTTGAAGCCAGTAAATTAGTGATGGACCAAGCATTTGGCAGTGGAGAACATGATGTCATATTGGGAAGAACCATGAAGAAGAATTCTAAATCGATAAATTTATTGGAAAAATTGGGATTGAAACTGTTGAAAGAATCAGAGGATGACAAGGGTGTGGTAAACTGCGTGTTGAAGGTTGAGAAAGAAGAGTACTATTCATTAATGACTCAAGATTAA
- a CDS encoding DUF418 domain-containing protein produces MNTTFIPQTKSNSNLDFERQETNRKPRISMIDALRGFAVMAIVLLHNIEHFNFYHFPDKTGQAEWLTWMDSKVWETMFLLFGGKTYSIFAVLFGFTFYLMNHKQQSQEKDFGPRYLWRLLLLFFFACVNAMFFAGEVLLLYSICGIVLFIGRNWKENTVLIASVCLLAQPMEWYHFIMQSLTENYTMPAKISSSMWQGVMDYIKAGNIWETYSQNLTKGQLWSLLWAVENGRFTQTCGLFLLGFWLGKKQVFTQFEANKKFWIKSLFIAFIISVPLYFSNNFLNEHPVANIKNSVGVITDMWWKLSCTLVWISLFAILYASPFFQKITKPLVPYGKMSLTNYITQSMIGGYLYYMYGLGWAAKYGVTYSLIIGIVFFLVQLGFCHLWLSRFKKGPLEWLWHKGTWARLR; encoded by the coding sequence ATGAATACCACATTTATTCCTCAAACCAAGTCTAATTCAAATCTTGACTTTGAAAGACAAGAAACCAATCGAAAACCAAGAATTTCCATGATAGATGCCTTACGAGGCTTTGCGGTCATGGCTATTGTATTGCTTCATAATATCGAGCATTTCAATTTTTACCACTTTCCCGATAAAACTGGACAGGCAGAATGGTTAACTTGGATGGACTCCAAAGTATGGGAAACCATGTTTCTCCTCTTTGGAGGTAAAACTTATTCCATTTTCGCTGTGTTGTTTGGCTTTACATTCTATTTGATGAACCATAAACAACAAAGCCAAGAAAAGGATTTTGGCCCTAGGTATTTATGGCGGTTATTGCTCTTGTTCTTTTTTGCTTGTGTAAATGCGATGTTCTTTGCAGGCGAAGTGCTTTTACTATACTCGATATGCGGGATAGTGCTTTTTATAGGAAGAAACTGGAAGGAAAATACAGTCTTGATTGCCAGCGTTTGCTTATTAGCCCAGCCTATGGAATGGTACCATTTCATCATGCAATCGCTAACTGAAAACTACACAATGCCAGCAAAAATTTCAAGCAGCATGTGGCAAGGGGTAATGGATTATATTAAAGCTGGAAATATATGGGAAACATATTCTCAAAACTTGACTAAAGGCCAATTATGGAGTTTGCTTTGGGCTGTGGAAAACGGCAGGTTTACACAAACCTGCGGACTTTTTCTTCTAGGCTTTTGGCTAGGAAAAAAGCAGGTATTCACTCAATTTGAAGCAAACAAAAAATTCTGGATAAAATCACTATTCATTGCTTTCATAATCAGCGTCCCTTTATACTTCTCGAACAATTTTCTCAACGAACATCCTGTTGCCAATATCAAAAACAGTGTGGGCGTGATTACCGATATGTGGTGGAAATTATCCTGCACTTTGGTGTGGATATCCTTGTTTGCGATACTTTACGCTAGTCCTTTCTTTCAAAAAATAACAAAACCGCTTGTTCCTTATGGGAAAATGAGCTTAACTAATTATATCACTCAATCCATGATTGGCGGCTATCTATACTACATGTACGGTTTGGGTTGGGCGGCAAAATATGGTGTAACATACAGCCTTATAATTGGCATCGTATTTTTTCTGGTTCAATTGGGGTTTTGCCACTTATGGCTGAGTAGATTCAAAAAAGGTCCCTTGGAATGGCTCTGGCACAAAGGAACATGGGCAAGGCTTAGATAA